One window of the Natronomonas marina genome contains the following:
- a CDS encoding TMEM198/TM7SF3 family protein → MVLADAGLVLAGIVLVFFGAALSVYAVALVGFLIGAGGAYVVAPTVLGAVGSSGFVSLAVAVAVGGLLGAALAYVALSVATSVPAFVVGAYLGLYVVTPLFTGGGPIRYLVAVLGGIAGAVVGFTLTKFALMFVTSFVGAALASGSLSAAALRTAREGPTLEPLLFDPLSTTPVLGAELPLFGALFGLGLLAQLGLFRLGWVARLATVLPGIGDVFGEGERS, encoded by the coding sequence ATGGTACTGGCAGACGCCGGACTCGTGCTCGCCGGGATCGTGTTGGTGTTCTTCGGCGCCGCACTCTCCGTGTACGCGGTCGCGCTCGTCGGCTTTCTCATCGGCGCTGGCGGCGCCTACGTCGTCGCGCCGACGGTACTCGGGGCGGTCGGGTCGAGCGGATTCGTCAGTCTCGCCGTCGCAGTCGCCGTCGGCGGCCTCCTCGGCGCGGCGCTCGCATACGTCGCACTCTCCGTTGCGACGTCCGTGCCCGCCTTCGTCGTCGGCGCCTACCTCGGTCTCTACGTCGTGACGCCGCTTTTCACCGGCGGCGGCCCGATCCGGTATCTGGTGGCGGTTCTCGGCGGCATCGCGGGCGCAGTGGTCGGGTTCACGCTGACGAAGTTCGCCCTGATGTTCGTCACCTCCTTCGTCGGTGCGGCGCTGGCCTCGGGGTCGCTCTCGGCTGCGGCGTTGCGGACGGCCCGCGAGGGACCCACCCTCGAACCGCTGCTCTTCGACCCGCTTTCGACGACGCCGGTTCTCGGCGCCGAACTCCCGCTGTTCGGCGCGCTGTTCGGACTCGGTCTCCTCGCACAACTGGGACTGTTCCGCCTCGGCTGGGTGGCCCGGCTGGCGACGGTGCTGCCCGGCATCGGCGACGTCTTCGGCGAGGGCGAGCGCAGTTAG
- a CDS encoding AbrB/MazE/SpoVT family DNA-binding domain-containing protein: protein MSERVEDETTVNDSYSVTVPAAVRRAAGIDAGDTLRWRVDEDGNLSIEVVDRRYGAFSELEPVDIGEETDAAEDHDLIPGGSR from the coding sequence ATGTCGGAGCGAGTCGAGGACGAAACGACGGTCAACGACAGCTACTCGGTCACCGTCCCGGCTGCCGTCCGGCGTGCGGCCGGCATCGACGCGGGTGACACGCTTCGCTGGCGCGTCGACGAGGATGGGAACCTCTCCATCGAGGTCGTCGACCGGCGGTACGGCGCGTTCTCCGAACTCGAACCGGTCGACATCGGCGAGGAGACCGACGCGGCGGAGGACCACGACCTGATCCCCGGTGGCTCCCGATGA
- a CDS encoding GIY-YIG nuclease family protein: MSGSDHYVYVVECADGTLYTGYTSDVERRVAEHDAGEGAKYTRGRTPVELVHTESFESQSAAMQREYEIKQLSRGEKERLVDGS; this comes from the coding sequence ATGTCTGGTAGTGACCACTACGTCTACGTCGTAGAGTGTGCCGACGGCACGCTGTACACCGGCTACACGTCCGACGTCGAGCGCCGCGTCGCCGAGCACGACGCCGGAGAGGGCGCGAAGTACACCCGCGGGCGGACGCCCGTCGAACTCGTCCACACCGAGTCCTTCGAGTCACAATCGGCCGCCATGCAGCGCGAGTACGAGATAAAACAGCTCTCGCGGGGCGAGAAGGAACGACTCGTCGACGGCTCCTGA
- a CDS encoding peroxiredoxin: MAPLDPGDPAPDVEAPNQHGESVSPDFEVPTVLYFYPEDDTPGCSMEADQFAREADAYEDAGVAVYGVSTDGVDSHRAFADARGVEFDLLADPDGEVIDAFGVERDPQGRAKRTTFVLADGAVHRVYTAVAPDGHARDVLMDLLDDGLVSL, encoded by the coding sequence ATGGCTCCGCTCGATCCCGGCGACCCCGCACCCGACGTCGAGGCGCCGAACCAGCACGGCGAATCCGTCAGTCCCGACTTCGAGGTCCCGACGGTGCTTTACTTCTACCCCGAGGACGACACGCCCGGCTGTTCGATGGAGGCCGACCAGTTCGCCCGCGAGGCCGACGCCTACGAGGACGCCGGCGTGGCCGTCTACGGCGTCTCCACCGACGGCGTCGACTCACACCGCGCGTTCGCCGACGCACGGGGTGTCGAGTTCGACCTGTTGGCCGACCCCGACGGCGAGGTCATCGACGCGTTCGGCGTCGAGCGCGACCCCCAGGGTCGTGCGAAACGCACGACGTTCGTCCTCGCGGACGGCGCGGTCCACCGCGTCTACACCGCCGTCGCCCCGGACGGCCACGCCCGCGACGTTCTCATGGACCTGCTGGACGACGGCCTCGTGTCGCTGTGA
- a CDS encoding DUF7563 family protein, whose translation MPRCDHCDAHVSDRFARVFADEGGQVHACPNCSANAGIAEVSRNRAHE comes from the coding sequence ATGCCCAGGTGTGACCACTGTGACGCGCACGTCTCGGACCGGTTTGCCCGGGTGTTCGCGGACGAGGGCGGGCAGGTTCACGCGTGTCCGAACTGCTCTGCGAACGCCGGCATCGCCGAGGTCTCGAGAAACCGCGCACACGAGTAA
- the larB gene encoding nickel pincer cofactor biosynthesis protein LarB translates to MREILDSVAEGKLSPAEAEAELRGYARTEAGRFDAAREARTGIPEAVLAAGKTPREVAAMTAGAVETTGHALVTRVDDDDVDACRTRLADEFPDAELTRNGRARTLVVHGPDYEPPELSATVTVVTAGTSDAAAAGEAAVVAGEMGATVEFVDDVGVAGIARVLDRLEELRAADVLIVAAGREGALPTVVAGLVDVPLVGLPVSTGYGHGGAGEAALAGMLQSCTPITVVNVDAGFTAGAQAGLVARAVSAARSG, encoded by the coding sequence ATGCGCGAGATACTCGATTCGGTCGCGGAAGGGAAGCTGTCGCCCGCCGAGGCGGAGGCCGAACTCCGCGGTTACGCCCGGACGGAGGCGGGGCGGTTCGACGCCGCACGCGAGGCGCGTACCGGGATTCCCGAGGCGGTACTCGCCGCCGGCAAGACGCCCCGGGAGGTGGCCGCGATGACGGCCGGCGCCGTCGAGACGACGGGTCACGCCCTGGTCACCCGCGTCGACGACGACGACGTCGACGCCTGTCGGACCCGCCTCGCCGACGAGTTCCCCGACGCGGAACTGACCCGGAACGGCCGGGCGCGAACCCTCGTCGTCCACGGTCCCGACTACGAGCCGCCGGAGCTTTCGGCGACGGTGACCGTCGTGACGGCCGGCACCTCCGACGCCGCGGCCGCCGGGGAGGCAGCCGTCGTCGCGGGGGAGATGGGCGCGACCGTCGAGTTCGTCGACGACGTCGGCGTCGCCGGCATCGCCCGCGTGCTGGACCGTCTCGAGGAACTGCGGGCCGCCGACGTGCTGATCGTCGCCGCCGGCCGGGAGGGTGCCCTGCCGACGGTCGTCGCCGGCCTCGTCGACGTGCCGCTGGTCGGCCTGCCGGTGTCGACCGGCTACGGCCACGGCGGCGCGGGCGAGGCCGCCCTCGCCGGGATGTTGCAGTCCTGCACCCCTATCACCGTCGTCAACGTCGACGCCGGCTTCACCGCGGGCGCCCAGGCGGGCCTGGTTGCGCGGGCGGTCTCCGCGGCCCGCTCCGGGTGA
- a CDS encoding peroxiredoxin produces the protein MTLDSDTPAPDVTARNQDGDDVTPAFDDPTVVYFYPRDGTPGCTLEAREFEADIDSFREAGATVYGVSTDEVDSHREFVDEEDLSFDLLADPDGEVAAAFDVDVRDDFTDRITFVLADGEVKAVVDADTMQPDGHAADVLAAVQRLDT, from the coding sequence ATGACACTCGATTCCGACACCCCGGCCCCGGACGTGACGGCGCGAAATCAGGACGGCGACGACGTGACCCCGGCGTTCGACGACCCGACGGTCGTCTACTTCTACCCCCGCGACGGGACGCCGGGGTGTACGCTGGAGGCCCGCGAGTTCGAGGCCGACATCGACTCCTTCCGCGAGGCGGGCGCGACCGTCTACGGCGTCTCGACCGACGAGGTCGACTCCCACCGCGAGTTCGTCGACGAGGAGGACCTCTCCTTCGACCTGCTGGCGGATCCCGACGGCGAGGTGGCGGCGGCCTTCGACGTCGACGTCCGGGACGACTTCACAGACCGCATCACCTTCGTGTTGGCCGACGGCGAGGTGAAGGCGGTCGTCGACGCCGACACCATGCAGCCGGATGGCCACGCCGCCGACGTGCTGGCGGCCGTGCAGCGACTCGACACGTAG
- a CDS encoding DUF1931 domain-containing protein, producing the protein MADLIVKAAVKEALDDMNVASDFYDALDDEVEELLEDAARRAEANDRKTVQPRDL; encoded by the coding sequence ATGGCAGACCTGATCGTCAAAGCCGCTGTGAAGGAAGCGCTCGATGACATGAACGTCGCCTCCGACTTCTACGACGCCCTCGACGACGAGGTCGAGGAGCTCCTCGAGGACGCCGCACGGCGTGCCGAGGCCAACGACCGAAAGACCGTCCAGCCGCGCGACCTGTAA
- a CDS encoding lysylphosphatidylglycerol synthase transmembrane domain-containing protein: MARTILGLLAAAVVLGAFLLAVDPQEVARLVVGADPLLFAVGFPSVLVALVCRSEAYRRLFGAAGADLSVGEGLGTYGTSTFVKQVVPLGHVGGPAVVAYAYDRATALGYDRAIAVSTVGEAVSLFTSVGLTVLGVALVASRAGGADGGLLVTLAAILVAGTVAVAAIVLYRRAFVGRLARGTARVVAASVGRLSDRVRRATTPETVDAGVARYYRTVDHVGADRTAVATAVALTSTAWVLYAAPLYLCALAVGVDIGVGVAFVLVPAGGLATVVPLPGGLGGYEVGMTGGMVLLAGVDPAAAAAAVLLYRLAGYWLLVLFGGVAATMTATVPRGPAGEPVVEALDE; the protein is encoded by the coding sequence ATGGCCCGCACCATCCTCGGACTCCTCGCGGCGGCGGTCGTCCTCGGGGCGTTCCTGCTTGCGGTCGACCCACAGGAGGTCGCCCGCCTCGTCGTCGGTGCGGACCCGCTTCTGTTCGCCGTCGGCTTCCCCTCGGTGCTGGTGGCGCTCGTCTGCCGGAGCGAGGCGTATCGCCGACTGTTCGGCGCGGCGGGCGCGGACCTGTCGGTCGGCGAGGGCCTCGGTACCTACGGCACGAGCACCTTCGTCAAGCAGGTCGTGCCGCTGGGCCACGTCGGCGGGCCGGCCGTCGTCGCCTACGCCTACGACCGCGCGACCGCGCTGGGCTACGACCGCGCCATCGCGGTCAGCACCGTCGGGGAGGCCGTCTCGCTTTTCACGTCGGTCGGCCTGACCGTCCTCGGCGTCGCGCTCGTCGCCTCCCGGGCCGGCGGCGCCGACGGCGGCCTGCTGGTGACGCTCGCCGCCATCCTGGTCGCCGGCACGGTCGCCGTCGCCGCGATCGTCCTCTACCGCCGGGCGTTCGTCGGGCGACTCGCCCGCGGGACGGCGCGCGTCGTCGCGGCGAGCGTCGGGCGGCTCTCGGACCGCGTCCGCCGTGCGACGACGCCCGAGACCGTCGACGCGGGCGTGGCGCGGTACTACCGCACGGTGGACCACGTCGGTGCCGACCGTACGGCCGTCGCCACGGCCGTCGCGCTGACGTCGACGGCCTGGGTCCTCTACGCCGCGCCGCTGTACCTGTGTGCGCTGGCCGTCGGCGTCGACATCGGTGTCGGCGTCGCGTTCGTGCTCGTCCCGGCCGGCGGTCTGGCGACCGTCGTCCCGCTGCCGGGCGGCCTCGGCGGCTACGAGGTCGGGATGACAGGCGGCATGGTCCTGCTGGCGGGCGTCGACCCCGCCGCGGCGGCCGCGGCCGTCCTCCTGTACCGGCTGGCCGGCTACTGGCTGCTGGTGCTGTTCGGCGGCGTCGCGGCGACGATGACCGCGACCGTGCCGCGGGGCCCGGCGGGCGAGCCCGTGGTCGAGGCCCTCGATGAGTAG
- a CDS encoding type II toxin-antitoxin system VapC family toxin — translation MNRSVVDANVLIAARLSRDQNHETARDITREFDEGSFPTGYVFDTVLEEVLNYLQARSTHDAAVRTLDATIESNGFEIARTRKSDFDAGRSLFRRYQSLSLTDGIIAAAMDRRNLEYLYSFDDGFDAVDEVTRLDTAADPFA, via the coding sequence ATGAACCGGTCAGTGGTCGACGCGAACGTGCTCATCGCCGCCCGGCTGTCGCGGGATCAGAACCACGAGACTGCACGGGATATCACCCGCGAGTTCGACGAGGGATCGTTCCCGACCGGCTACGTGTTCGACACCGTCCTCGAGGAGGTGCTCAATTACCTGCAGGCGAGGAGCACGCACGACGCCGCGGTTCGGACGCTCGACGCGACCATCGAGAGCAACGGCTTCGAGATAGCTCGTACCCGGAAGAGCGATTTCGACGCCGGTCGGTCCCTGTTCCGTCGGTACCAGTCCCTCTCGCTCACCGACGGCATAATCGCCGCCGCGATGGACCGGCGGAACCTCGAATACCTCTACTCGTTCGACGACGGGTTCGACGCGGTCGACGAGGTGACCCGTCTCGATACCGCTGCCGACCCGTTCGCCTGA
- the uvrA gene encoding excinuclease ABC subunit UvrA → MTDDIVVRGASEHNLEDIDVSIPREEFTVVTGLSGSGKSSLAFETVYAEGQRRYIESLSAYARNFLGQMDKPQVENVEGLSPAISIDQKNAANNPRSTVGTVTELHDYLRLLYARVGTPHCPECGREVGEQSAQQMVRRLLELPEGTRAKLCAPVVRDQKGAFEDLFEELLGEGYARVEVDGEEFDLATETPDLDENYDHTIDVVVDRVKLRESDRSRITDSVETALGEADGVLKVVLPDPPADAEVGTEARSTGDLAGDEDDRGVVEFSEELACTHCGIDLPEIETRSFSFNSPHGACPECEGIGETKEVDEDLVVRDRSKPIKDVFEAWSYNRSYYRTRLDSVAEHFGVSVETPFEELDADVQEAFLYGTDGQVVFERQTKNGTRRKEKRFEGVIPNLERRYVETDSEGTRDHIENYMATTTCPACDGTRLKPESRAVLVADTAITEVNRMSIGDALEHFEGLDADLDDRERTIAEEILKEIRARLGFMEEVGLEYLTLDREASTLSGGESQRIRLATQVGSGLVGVLYVLDEPSIGLHQRDNDKLLDTLEGLRDLGNTLLVVEHDEETMWRADNVIDMGPGPGKRGGEVVVNGDVEDVMAADGSVTGDYLAGRRAIPVPERRREGDGHLTVRGARQHNLKDVDVEFPLGCFTAITGVSGSGKSTLLHEILYKGLVRRMNDTDVYPGEHDDIEGVDDVETVRLIDQSPIGRTPRSNPATYTGVFDHIRELFAETKLAKRRGYEKGRFSFNVKGGRCESCGGQGTVKIDMNFLSDVYVPCEECDGARYNDETLEVTYKDATISDVLDMEVDEAHEFFEGHSGIRRRLKLLKDVGLGYMRLGQPSTTLSGGEAQRVKLAEELGKQDSGDALYLLDEPTTGLHSEDERKLIDVLHRLVDDGNTVVVVEHELDLVKNADHIVDLGPEGGEGGGEVVAAGTPEAIAAVDDSHTGRYLRDLLPGVDLEGPRSGRARRPAAGDD, encoded by the coding sequence ATGACCGACGACATCGTCGTCCGTGGTGCCTCCGAGCACAACCTCGAGGACATCGACGTGTCCATCCCCCGCGAGGAGTTCACCGTCGTCACCGGCCTCTCGGGGTCGGGCAAGTCCTCGCTGGCCTTCGAGACCGTCTACGCCGAGGGTCAGCGCCGCTACATCGAGTCGCTCAGCGCCTACGCGCGGAACTTCCTCGGCCAGATGGACAAACCGCAGGTCGAGAACGTCGAGGGACTGTCACCCGCCATCTCCATCGACCAGAAGAACGCCGCCAACAACCCCCGCTCGACGGTCGGTACCGTCACCGAACTCCACGACTACCTCCGCCTGCTGTACGCGCGAGTCGGCACCCCCCACTGCCCGGAGTGCGGCCGCGAGGTCGGCGAGCAGAGCGCCCAGCAGATGGTTCGACGGCTGCTGGAGCTACCGGAAGGAACGCGGGCGAAGCTGTGTGCGCCCGTCGTCCGCGACCAGAAGGGCGCCTTCGAGGACCTCTTCGAGGAACTCCTCGGCGAGGGCTACGCCCGCGTCGAGGTCGACGGCGAGGAGTTCGACCTGGCGACCGAGACGCCGGACCTCGACGAGAACTACGACCACACTATCGACGTGGTCGTCGACCGGGTGAAACTGCGGGAGTCGGACCGCTCGCGCATCACCGACTCCGTCGAGACCGCCCTCGGGGAGGCCGACGGCGTGCTGAAGGTCGTCCTCCCCGACCCGCCGGCGGACGCCGAGGTCGGCACCGAGGCACGCTCGACGGGCGACCTGGCTGGCGACGAGGACGACCGCGGGGTCGTCGAGTTCTCCGAGGAACTGGCCTGCACCCACTGCGGCATCGACCTGCCGGAGATCGAGACCCGGTCGTTCTCGTTCAACTCCCCGCACGGCGCCTGCCCGGAGTGTGAGGGTATCGGCGAGACCAAGGAGGTCGACGAGGACCTCGTCGTCAGAGACCGCTCGAAGCCCATCAAGGACGTCTTCGAGGCCTGGAGCTACAACCGGTCGTACTATCGGACGCGGCTCGACTCGGTGGCCGAACACTTCGGCGTGAGCGTCGAGACGCCCTTCGAGGAACTGGACGCCGACGTACAGGAGGCGTTCCTCTACGGTACCGACGGACAGGTCGTCTTCGAGCGGCAGACCAAGAACGGTACCCGGCGCAAGGAGAAGCGGTTCGAGGGAGTCATCCCGAACCTCGAGCGGCGGTACGTCGAGACGGACTCCGAAGGGACGCGGGACCACATCGAGAACTACATGGCGACGACGACCTGTCCGGCCTGCGACGGGACGCGCCTCAAGCCCGAGTCGCGGGCGGTGCTGGTCGCCGACACCGCCATCACCGAGGTCAACCGGATGTCCATCGGCGACGCGCTCGAGCACTTCGAGGGGCTGGACGCCGACCTCGACGACCGCGAGCGGACCATCGCCGAGGAGATACTGAAGGAGATACGCGCCCGCCTCGGCTTCATGGAGGAGGTCGGCCTGGAGTACCTGACGCTGGACCGGGAGGCCTCGACGCTGTCGGGCGGCGAGAGCCAGCGCATCCGCCTCGCCACGCAGGTCGGCTCCGGGCTGGTCGGCGTGCTGTACGTGCTGGACGAGCCCTCCATCGGCCTCCACCAGCGGGACAACGACAAGCTGCTGGACACCCTGGAGGGACTGCGCGACCTGGGCAACACCCTCCTCGTGGTCGAACACGACGAGGAGACGATGTGGCGGGCCGACAACGTCATCGACATGGGTCCCGGTCCCGGCAAGCGCGGCGGCGAGGTCGTCGTCAACGGCGACGTCGAGGACGTGATGGCCGCCGACGGCTCCGTGACGGGCGACTACCTCGCGGGCAGGCGGGCGATTCCGGTGCCCGAAAGGCGTCGGGAGGGCGACGGCCACCTCACCGTCCGGGGCGCCCGCCAGCACAACCTGAAGGACGTCGACGTCGAGTTCCCGCTGGGCTGCTTTACGGCGATTACGGGTGTCTCGGGATCGGGGAAGTCGACGCTGTTGCACGAGATCCTCTACAAGGGGCTGGTGCGGCGGATGAACGACACCGACGTCTACCCCGGGGAGCACGACGACATCGAGGGTGTCGACGACGTCGAGACGGTCCGGCTCATCGACCAGTCGCCCATCGGCCGGACGCCCCGCTCGAACCCGGCGACCTACACCGGCGTCTTCGACCACATCCGGGAGCTGTTCGCCGAGACGAAACTGGCCAAGCGGCGCGGCTACGAGAAGGGCCGCTTCTCGTTCAATGTCAAGGGCGGCCGGTGTGAGTCCTGCGGCGGCCAGGGGACCGTCAAGATCGACATGAACTTCCTCAGCGACGTCTACGTCCCCTGCGAGGAGTGCGACGGCGCCCGCTACAACGACGAGACGCTCGAAGTGACCTACAAGGACGCCACCATCTCGGACGTCCTCGATATGGAGGTCGACGAGGCCCACGAGTTCTTCGAGGGCCACTCGGGCATCCGGCGGCGCCTGAAACTGCTGAAGGACGTCGGCCTGGGCTACATGCGGCTGGGCCAGCCGTCGACGACGCTGTCCGGCGGGGAGGCCCAGCGCGTGAAACTGGCCGAGGAACTCGGCAAGCAGGACTCCGGGGACGCGCTGTATCTGCTGGACGAGCCGACGACCGGCCTGCACAGCGAGGACGAGCGGAAGCTCATCGACGTACTGCACCGGCTGGTCGACGACGGTAACACGGTCGTCGTCGTCGAGCACGAACTCGACCTGGTGAAGAACGCCGACCACATCGTCGACCTCGGGCCGGAGGGCGGCGAGGGGGGCGGCGAGGTGGTCGCCGCGGGCACGCCCGAGGCGATTGCGGCGGTCGACGACTCCCACACCGGCCGCTACCTGCGCGACCTGTTGCCGGGCGTCGACCTCGAGGGACCGCGGAGCGGACGGGCGCGACGGCCGGCCGCGGGCGACGACTGA
- the leuS gene encoding leucine--tRNA ligase, with product MHDDGYDHTSVERRWQEAWDDASVYRTPDDVSGPTYVLGMYPYPSGELHMGHVRNYTITDAYARFRRMRGDDVLHPMGWDAFGLPAENAAKERDTNPRDWTFDCIETMKGQMQSMGFGYDWDREVTTCRPRYYRWNQWLFRRFVEEDLAERRDAEVNWCPSCETVLADEQVEGETELCWRCDTPVEQRELEQWFLKITDYADELVDYIDDLEGWPDSVRQMQRNWIGRQEGSRVEFSVEGHGPIEAFTTRLDTIHGATFFALAPDHPVSEQLAREDEAVHEFLHHEADPEGDEPNGVETGLTATNPVTGEEIPVFVADFVLSDVGTGALYGVPAHDDRDHAFAEKMGLPIRPVVAPDEDSAVPDVEASAYTEDGVVVNSGDYSGLTSAEARTRLTEDIDSAAFETVYRLRDWGISRQRYWGTPIPVVHCDDCGPVLVPEDELPVELPEFINTTGNPLDEADEWKATTCPDCGADATRETDTMDTFVDSSWYFLRYVSPDLEEAPFDLERANDWMPVDQYVGGIEHAVMHLLYSRFVTKTLADHEGLDHREPFTNLLAQGMVQLEGEKMSKSKGNVVSPQAIVESYGADTARLFMMQAAQPERDFDWTEEGVRSAYAFLTRLKETTEAFTAGELETADSPGSVADYVESETEAAVAVATEEYDELTFNTAIREAQDLVGTLRGYGEYTAVDAEVFERGLETALKLLSPVAPHLCEELWDELGHGGFLAEADWPGTDADRETAERRRRLVENTREDVREISDVAGIDDPERIDIVVTPDWKYEALTVALESDADNLVGELMQHDDIKRHGEAAADYGKDLQAEREALQEALAPDAEYTALQSAAWLVEREFDAEVRVLAAAEADDDVAGRAEPGRPAIDIRE from the coding sequence ATGCACGACGACGGCTACGACCACACGTCGGTCGAACGACGCTGGCAGGAGGCGTGGGACGACGCCTCCGTGTATCGGACGCCCGACGACGTCTCGGGCCCGACCTACGTCCTCGGTATGTACCCCTACCCGTCGGGGGAACTGCACATGGGCCACGTCCGTAACTACACCATCACGGACGCCTACGCGCGGTTCCGCCGCATGCGCGGCGACGACGTGCTGCACCCGATGGGGTGGGACGCCTTCGGCCTGCCCGCCGAGAACGCCGCCAAGGAACGGGACACCAACCCCCGCGACTGGACCTTCGACTGCATCGAGACGATGAAGGGACAGATGCAGTCGATGGGGTTCGGCTACGACTGGGACCGGGAGGTGACGACCTGCCGCCCCCGCTACTACAGGTGGAACCAGTGGCTGTTCCGCCGGTTCGTCGAGGAGGACCTCGCCGAGCGCCGCGACGCCGAGGTGAACTGGTGTCCGTCCTGCGAGACGGTGCTGGCCGACGAGCAGGTGGAGGGCGAGACCGAACTCTGCTGGCGCTGTGACACGCCCGTCGAGCAGCGGGAACTGGAGCAGTGGTTCCTGAAGATAACCGACTACGCCGACGAACTGGTCGACTACATCGACGACCTGGAGGGGTGGCCCGACTCCGTCCGGCAGATGCAGCGCAACTGGATCGGCCGCCAGGAGGGGAGTCGCGTGGAGTTTTCGGTCGAGGGCCACGGCCCCATCGAGGCGTTCACGACCCGTCTCGACACCATCCACGGCGCGACGTTCTTCGCGCTGGCGCCTGACCACCCCGTCAGCGAGCAGTTGGCCCGCGAGGACGAGGCCGTCCACGAGTTCCTCCACCACGAGGCCGACCCGGAGGGCGACGAGCCGAACGGCGTCGAGACGGGCTTGACGGCGACCAATCCCGTCACCGGCGAGGAGATCCCCGTCTTCGTGGCCGACTTCGTGCTGTCGGACGTGGGGACGGGCGCGCTGTACGGCGTCCCCGCGCACGACGACCGCGACCACGCCTTCGCCGAGAAGATGGGCCTGCCCATCCGTCCGGTCGTCGCGCCCGACGAGGACTCGGCCGTGCCGGACGTCGAGGCGTCGGCATACACCGAGGACGGCGTCGTCGTGAACAGCGGCGACTACTCCGGGCTGACCAGTGCCGAGGCCCGAACGCGGCTGACCGAGGACATCGACAGCGCCGCCTTCGAGACGGTCTACCGCCTGCGCGACTGGGGCATCTCCCGGCAGCGCTACTGGGGTACCCCGATCCCGGTCGTCCACTGCGACGACTGTGGGCCCGTCCTCGTGCCCGAGGACGAGTTGCCGGTCGAACTGCCGGAGTTCATCAACACGACCGGCAACCCGCTGGACGAGGCCGACGAGTGGAAGGCGACGACCTGTCCCGATTGTGGCGCCGACGCCACGCGGGAGACGGACACGATGGACACCTTCGTCGACTCCTCGTGGTACTTCCTGCGGTACGTCTCGCCGGACCTCGAGGAGGCACCGTTCGATCTGGAGCGGGCCAACGACTGGATGCCCGTCGACCAGTACGTCGGCGGCATCGAGCACGCCGTGATGCACCTGCTCTATTCGCGCTTCGTCACGAAGACGCTGGCCGACCACGAGGGGCTCGACCACCGCGAGCCGTTCACGAACCTGCTGGCCCAGGGGATGGTCCAACTGGAGGGCGAGAAGATGTCCAAGTCGAAGGGCAACGTCGTCTCGCCGCAGGCCATCGTCGAGTCCTACGGCGCCGACACCGCCCGCCTGTTCATGATGCAGGCCGCCCAACCCGAGCGGGACTTCGACTGGACCGAGGAGGGCGTCCGCTCGGCGTACGCCTTCCTGACGCGGCTGAAGGAGACGACCGAGGCGTTCACGGCCGGCGAACTGGAAACCGCCGACTCCCCCGGTTCCGTCGCCGACTACGTCGAAAGCGAAACCGAGGCCGCCGTCGCCGTCGCCACCGAGGAGTACGACGAGTTGACGTTCAACACGGCCATCCGGGAGGCACAGGACCTCGTCGGCACGCTGCGGGGCTACGGCGAGTACACCGCCGTCGACGCCGAGGTCTTCGAGCGCGGCCTGGAGACGGCGCTGAAGCTGCTCTCGCCCGTCGCGCCGCACCTCTGTGAGGAACTGTGGGACGAACTCGGCCACGGGGGCTTCCTCGCGGAGGCCGACTGGCCGGGCACGGACGCCGACCGCGAGACCGCAGAGCGCCGCCGCCGCCTCGTCGAGAACACCCGCGAGGACGTCCGCGAGATCAGCGACGTCGCCGGCATCGACGACCCCGAGCGCATCGACATCGTCGTCACGCCCGACTGGAAGTACGAGGCGCTGACCGTCGCCCTCGAGAGCGACGCCGACAACCTCGTCGGCGAGTTGATGCAGCATGACGACATCAAGCGCCACGGCGAGGCCGCCGCCGACTACGGCAAGGACCTGCAGGCCGAACGCGAGGCGCTGCAGGAGGCGCTCGCACCCGACGCCGAGTACACGGCGCTGCAGTCGGCCGCCTGGCTGGTCGAACGCGAGTTCGACGCCGAGGTCCGGGTGCTGGCCGCCGCCGAGGCGGACGACGACGTGGCCGGGCGGGCCGAACCCGGCCGGCCGGCCATCGACATTCGGGAGTGA